In Rosa chinensis cultivar Old Blush chromosome 1, RchiOBHm-V2, whole genome shotgun sequence, a genomic segment contains:
- the LOC112198321 gene encoding conserved oligomeric Golgi complex subunit 7 gives MMLDLGPFSDENFDRKKWVNSACQSRHPQDSVDKHLVDLEMKIQMVSEEIGASLEEQSASSLLRVPRATREVIRLRDDAVSLRSAVSSILDKLKKAEGLSAESVMALAKYDIVKQRMEAAYETLQDAAGLTQLSSTVEDVFASGDLPRAAETLANMRHCLSAVGEVAEFANVRKQLEVLEDRLDSMVQPRLTDAISNRKVEVAQDLRGILIRIGRFKSMELHYTKVHLKPIKQLWEDFDTKQPPSNKLATDKTSNEFQSAAPGILFSTWLPNFYDELLLYLEQEWKWCMVAFPEDYKSLVPKLLVEMMVAVGASFVSRINLATGDVVPETKSLGKGILDILSGDMPKGIKIQTKHLEALIELHNMTQTFARNIQHLFSESDLRVLMDTLKSVYLPYESFKQRYGQMERAILSAEIAGVDLRGAVTRGVGAQGIELSETVRRMEESIPQVIVLLEAAVERCISFTGGSEADELIIAVDDIMLLYISTLQETLKSLRVVCGVDHGGDGVGSRKEMGLDKKDGQSSRRSDSISNEEEWSIVQGALQILTVADCLTSRSSVFEASLRATLARLSTALSVSVFGSSADQNLSHAASDDGNGEPSLGGRAALDVAAVRLIDVPEKARKLFNLLSQSKDPRFHALPLASQRVAAFADTVNELVYDVLISKVRQRLSDVSRLPIWSSVEEQSAYHLPTFSSYPQSYVTNVGEYLLTLPQQLEPLAEGIANSDTNNEEAQFFATEWMFKVAEGATALYMEQLRGIQHITDRGAQQLSVDIEYLSNVLSALSMPIPQVLSTFHTCLSTPRDQLKDLIKSDSGNQLDLPTANLICKMRRVMID, from the exons ATGATGCTGGATCTCGGTCCGTTCTCCGACGAGAACTTCGACCGGAAGAAGTGGGTGAACTCGGCGTGCCAGAGTCGCCACCCGCAGGACTCAGTCGACAAGCACCTCGTGGATCTGGAGATGAAAATCCAGATGGTCTCGGAGGAGATCGGCGCCTCGCTCGAGGAGCAGAGCGCCTCCTCACTCCTCCGTGTGCCACGCGCCACGCGCGAAGTCATCCGCCTCCGCGACGACGCCGTTTCGCTCCGCTCCGCCGTCTCCTCAATCCTCGACAAGCTCAAGAAG GCTGAGGGATTGTCAGCTGAGTCTGTAATGGCGCTTGCGAAGTACGATATAGTGAAGCAGAGAATGGAAGCTGCGTATGAAACATTGCAG GATGCTGCTGGATTAACTCAACTGAGCTCGACTGTGGAGGACGTCTTTGCCAGCGGTGATCTTCCTCGCGCCGCCGAAACCCTAGCCAACATGAGGCATTGCTTGTCAGCTGTAGGGGAG GTTGCTGAGTTTGCTAATGTGAGGAAGCAACTTGAGGTCTTAGAGGACAGGCTTGATTCAATGGTGCAACCACGTCTCACAGACGCAATATCCAATCGCAAG GTTGAAGTTGCGCAAGATTTGCGGGGAATTCTCATTCGAATTGGGAGATTCAAGTCCATGGAGCTACATTATACAAAAGTTCACCTAAAGCCAATAAAGCAGCTCTGGGAAGATTTTGACACAAAGCAACCACCGTCTAATAAGCTTGCAACTGACAAAACTAGTAATGAGTTTCAGTCAGCTGCTCCCGGCATTCTGTTTTCCACTTGGCTGCCAAATTTCTATGATGAATTGCTGCTTTATCTTGAACAAGAATGGAAGTG GTGCATGGTTGCCTTTCCCGAGGATTATAAATCCCTTGTCCCAAAGCTGCTAGTTGAGATGATGGTAGCTGTAGGGGCAAGTTTTGTTTCACGCATCAACCTTGCAACTGGTGATGTTGTTCCAGAAACAAAATCACTGGGAAAAG GTATATTAGATATTCTCTCCGGTGATATGCCAAAGGGTATCAAAATCCAGACAAAGCATCTGGAGGCTTTGATTGAGTTACACAATATGACCCAGACCTTTGCAAGGAATATTCAGCACTTGTTTTCAGAATCTGATCTTCGTGTCTTGATGGATACGCTAAAGTCGGTGTATTTACCCTATGAATCATTTAAACAGAG GTATGGGCAGATGGAGCGCGCTATACTTTCTGCTGAGATTGCTGGGGTTGATCTAAGAGGAGCTGTTACTCGTGGTGTGGGAGCTCAGGGAATTGAACTTAGTGAAACGGTTCGCAGAATGGAGGAATCCATTCCCCAAGTTATTGTACTTCTTGAAGCAGCCGTTGAGAGATGCATCAGCTTTACTGGAGGTTCCGAAGCAGATGAGCTAATTATTGCAGTTGATGATATAATGTTGCTTTATATCTCCACCTTGCAAGAAACCCTGAAATCATTAAGAGTTGTCTGTGGAGTGGATcatggtggtgatggtgttggCTCAAGGAAGGAGATGGGATTGGATAAGAAGGATGGCCAAAGTTCACGGAGAAGTGACTCGATTTCAAATGAGGAGGAGTGGTCCATTGTGCAAGGTGCTTTGCAAATCCTCACAGTTGCAGATTGTCTAACTAGCAGGTCCTCTGTTTTTGAAGCTTCCTTAAGGGCTACTCTGGCTAGGTTGAGCACAGCTCTTTCTGTTTCAGTTTTTGGTTCAAGTGCGGACCAAAACCTGTCACATGCTGCTAGTGATGATGGAAACGGGGAACCATCTTTGGGTGGAAGAGCTGCCTTGGATGTGGCAGCTGTTCGGCTAATTGATGTTCCCGAGAAGGCTCGGAAACTCTTCAACCTCTTAAGTCAG TCTAAAGATCCCCGGTTTCATGCACTTCCACTTGCATCTCAGAGAGTTGCAGCATTTGCTGACACCGTCAACGAACTTGTATATGATGTTCTCATTTCTAAAGTACGGCAACGCCTCAGTGATGTTTCTCGTTTGCCAATATGGTCCTCAGTTGAAGAACAGAGTGCTTACCATCTCCCAACCTTCAGCTCATACCCTCAGTCCTACGTGACTAATGTTGGTGAATATCTTCTTACTTTACCCCAGCAGTTGGAACCACTTGCAGAGGGCATTGCAAATAGTGACACCAACAATGAGGAAGCCCAGTTTTTCGCAACAGAATGGATGTTCAAG GTCGCAGAGGGCGCCACTGCTCTTTACATGGAGCAGCTGCGAGGGATTCAGCATATCACAGACCGAGGAGCGCAACAATTATCTGTTGACATAGAGTATCTAAGCAATGTGCTTTCTGCTCTGTCAATGCCAATTCCTCAAGTGCTATCCACATTCCATACCTGTCTTTCCACCCCAAGAGACCAGCTCAAAGATCTTATCAAATCAGATTCAGGAAACCAGCTTGATCTTCCTACTGCAAACCTTATTTGTAAGATGCGGCGTGTGATGATAGATTAG
- the LOC112198409 gene encoding probable LRR receptor-like serine/threonine-protein kinase At3g47570 — MTSSYFLSSVLALILVLAISFVCCCSSMASTMDSKRSALRGGNETDRLALLAIKAQIHQDPNLPVMSSWNESNHFCMWHGVTCSRRHLQRVIKLNLTSLKLSGSISPHIGNLSFLRDLRLYNNNFTNKIPPEIGHLRRLRILGLPNNSLSGPIPANISNCFNLIILDVSHNMLVGNIPSELGSFSKLEYLDMHVNYLTGEVPPSLGNLSSLGILAAYGNNLVGTIPSSLGQLKKLKHFALHLNRLSGTIPPSIYNISSLLSFSMGFNQIQGSIPPTLFRILLNLQFFSISQNQFTGSLPLSISNATNLAVFQASGNKLTGQVPNLQKLRSLVKFYIAGNHLGSGSDGDLSFFSGLTNATQLELLHIASNNFGGTLPTSISNLSTNLAVLDVYENQLHGSIPAGIGNLVNMKQLGLFGNMFTGNIPTDIGKLSGLGRLGFHNNRLSGSLPSSLGNLTSLFLLDLQGNNFNGTIPTSLGECHSLLLLDLSRNNLGGSIPPQVIGLPSLSIYMDLSENSLSGSLPLEVGKLKNLGGLNVSNNMLSGKLPSSLGSCAILEVLVLQGNFFDGPIPPAMASLRGIQELDLSRNNLTGEIPEFLAEFRVLKQLNLSFNDLWGAVPVEGVFNSASATSVVGNTRLCGGISDLHLPKCKSKESRSPSVKLTISLISAFTLLGIAMLLTFLFLCFSKKKSKATSSSTLADSILQVSYNTLLKATDGFSVTNLIGAGSFGSVYKGVLGEDGAQVVAVKVFNMLRRGASKSFLAECDALRNIRHRNLVPILTACSSVDSRGNDFKALVYEFMEKGSLEEWLHPNIGAEDAPMNLSLVQRLNIAIDVACGLDYLHHHCETPIVHCDLKPSNVLLDNNLTGHVADFGLARFLSRLAHNVTANQSSSIGIRGTVGYAAPEYGMGSEVSTSGDAYGFGILLLEMFTGKRPTDHMFVDGLNLHKFVKMAFRERVLEIADSSLVQVRNPSQSPNDADLEECLSSILGIGVACSVESPTDRKNIGDAVSELKTIRATLVG; from the exons ATGACCTCATCATACTTTCTTTCCAGTGTACTAGCACTAATACTAGTACTAgctatttcttttgtttgttgctGCAGCTCCATGGCCTCAACCATGGACAGCAAAAGGTCAGCACTCAGAGGAGGAAACGAGACAGATAGGCTGGCGTTGCTTGCCATTAAAGCTCAAATACACCAAGATCCTAATCTTCCGGTCATGAGCTCGTGGAATGAGTCCAATCATTTTTGCATGTGGCATGGTGTCACCTGCAGCCGACGCCATCTTCAGAGGGTCATTAAGCTGAATCTGACCTCCCTGAAATTGTCCGGGTCCATATCTCCTCACATAGGAAACCTGAGCTTCCTAAGGGATCTACGCCTCTATAATAATAACTTCACCAACAAAATCCCTCCAGAAATTGGGCACTTGCGGAGGTTGCGGATATTAGGTCTACCGAACAATTCACTCAGTGGTCCTATTCCTGCCAATATCTCCAATTGCTTCAACCTCATTATTCTTGATGTCTCTCACAACATGCTGGTAGGTAACATTCCTTCAGAACTTGGTTCCTTTTCCAAGCTTGAGTACCTTGATATGCATGTTAATTATCTAACAGGAGAGGTACCTCCTTCCTTGGGTAACCTTTCTAGTCTTGGCATACTTGCTGCTTATGGTAATAACTTGGTGGGAACTATTCCTAGTTCTCTAGGCCAActgaaaaaattaaaacattttgcattgcacttaaataggctGTCTGGTACCATCCCTCCCTCCATCTATAACATCTCTAGTCTCCTTAGTTTTTCCATGGGATTTAACCAAATTCAAGGGAGCATTCCCCCAACCTTGTTCAGAATCCTTTTGAATCTCCAATTTTTTAGCATTAGCCAAAATCAGTTTACTGGATCACTTCCTCTGTCAATAAGCAATGCCACTAATTTAGCAGTCTTTCAGGCTTCGGGTAATAAACTAACCGGGCAAGTGCCAAATTTACAAAAGCTTCGTAGCCTTGTGAAATTCTATATTGCCGGTAATCACCTCGGAAGTGGCAGTGATGGGGACTTAAGTTTTTTCTCAGGCTTGACCAATGCTACACAGTTGGAGTTGTTACATATAGCATCCAACAATTTCGGAGGGACGTTGCCCACATCAATATCCAATCTATCAACCAACCTTGCAGTTCTCGATGTTTACGAAAACCAATTACATGGAAGCATCCCTGCAGGGATAGGAAATCTGGTCAACATGAAACAATTGGGTTTGTTTGGTAACATGTTCACAGGTAATATTCCCACTGACATCGGGAAACTTTCAGGTCTTGGGAGATTGGGTTTTCATAACAACAGATTATCAGGGAGCCTCCCATCCTCTCTAGGAAATCTGACATCATTATTTCTTCTCGACTTGCAAGGAAATAATTTTAATGGCACCATCCCTACAAGCCTTGGGGAATGCCATTCATTGTTGCTGTTGGATCTTTCTCGCAATAATCTTGGTGGTAGTATACCTCCACAAGTTATTGGCCTTCCCTCCTTATCAATATATATGGACTTATCTGAAAATAGTCTCAGCGGTTCCCTTCCCTTGGAGGTAGGAAAGTTAAAAAATCTAGGCGGGTTGAATGTCTCAAATAATATGTTATCAGGAAAACTTCCCAGTAGCCTTGGTAGCTGTGCGATTTTAGAAGTTCTGGTCTTGCAAGGAAACTTCTTCGACGGCCCCATTCCTCCGGCTATGGCCTCCTTGAGAGGGATTCAAGAGTTAGATCTTTCGCGCAACAATCTCACCGGTGAAATTCCTGAATTTCTGGCGGAGTTTAGAGTCTTGAAGCAACTTAACCTGTCTTTCAACGACTTGTGGGGTGCAGTACCAGTGGAAGGTGTCTTTAACAGTGCAAGTGCCACTTCAGTTGTTGGAAACACAAGGCTCTGCGGAGGTATTTCTGATCTCCACCTTCCAAAGTGCAAGTCTAAAGAATCGAGGTCTCCTAGCGTGAAACTAACGATCTCATTAATATCCGCATTCACTCTTCTTGGAATAGCTATGCTGCTGACatttctgtttctttgtttctccaaaaagaaaagcaaagcaaCTTCATCAAGCACGTTGGCGGACTCTATTTTGCAAGTGTCATATAATACTCTCTTGAAAGCTACTGATGGCTTCTCTGTAACAAATTTGATTGGTGCGGGTAGTTTTGGGTCTGTCTACAAAGGAGTTCTCGGTGAAGATGGAGCTCAGGTTGTTGCTGTGAAGGTGTTTAACATGTTACGCCGGGGAGCTTCCAAGAGTTTCCTAGCCGAATGTGACGCACTCCGAAATATCAGACATCGAAATCTAGTCCCGATTTTAACTGCATGTTCGAGTGTTGACTCTCGTGGTAATGATTTCAAGGCTTTGGTTTATGAGTTCATGGAGAAGGGGAGCTTAGAGGAGTGGCTGCATCCAAATATTGGGGCAGAAGACGCACCGATGAATTTAAGTCTTGTTCAGAGGCTAAACATTGCCATTGACGTTGCTTGTGGACTGGattatcttcatcatcattgcGAAACACCAATAGTTCATTGTGATCTCAAGCCGAGCAATGTTCTTTTGGACAATAACTTGACTGGACATGTTGCTGACTTTGGATTAGCTAGATTCCTCTCAAGACTAGCCCATAACGTTACAGCAAATCAATCAAGTTCCATAGGAATAAGAGGGACTGTTGGTTATGCTGCTCCAG AGTACGGAATGGGAAGTGAGGTGTCAACATCTGGAGATGCCTACGGCTTCGGCATTCTCTTGTTAGAGATGTTTACAGGAAAGAGACCCACTGACCACATGTTTGTGGACGGTTTGAACCTTCACAAGTTTGTGAAGATGGCCTTCCGCGAGCGAGTTTTAGAGATTGCAGATTCATCACTTGTTCAAGTAAGAAATCCCAGCCAGAGCCCCAATGATGCTGATCTTGAAGAATGCTTGAGTTCAATACTGGGAATTGGAGTTGCATGCTCTGTGGAATCCCCAACAGATCGAAAGAATATCGGTGATGCTGTATCTGAACTGAAAACCATTCGAGCCACTCTTGTTGGATAG